Proteins encoded together in one Pantoea sp. CCBC3-3-1 window:
- a CDS encoding restriction endonuclease, whose translation MVATPLNGLLTGHPAGIAMLAILFLVAMAFLNLRRRENASARRHRRYRATAGRVLDKLTRLPGDGQRLTYLRKISPYVFEELLLSAFERQGLTVVRNASYSGDGGLDGQVIIDGEHWLIQAKRYSRAVSPAHVEDFDRLLLQSGRRGLFIHTGRTGKMSRTLCTASPRLRIISGQRLLAILAGQDVRQYL comes from the coding sequence ATGGTAGCGACACCGCTCAACGGTCTGCTGACAGGGCACCCCGCAGGGATTGCCATGCTGGCCATCCTCTTCCTGGTGGCGATGGCCTTTCTCAACCTGCGCCGGCGGGAAAACGCCAGCGCCCGCCGTCACCGGCGATACCGGGCAACGGCGGGGCGGGTACTGGATAAACTGACCCGCCTGCCGGGAGACGGGCAGCGCCTGACTTATCTGCGCAAAATCAGCCCCTATGTCTTTGAAGAGCTGTTGCTGTCTGCCTTTGAACGCCAGGGGCTGACCGTGGTGCGTAATGCCTCCTACAGCGGTGACGGCGGCCTTGATGGCCAGGTCATCATCGACGGCGAGCACTGGCTTATCCAGGCCAAACGGTACAGTCGTGCTGTTTCCCCCGCACATGTTGAGGACTTCGACCGGCTTCTCCTGCAGTCTGGCCGCCGGGGGCTGTTTATCCACACGGGCCGTACCGGAAAGATGAGCCGCACCCTTTGCACGGCGTCACCGCGCCTGCGCATCATCAGCGGGCAACGCCTGCTGGCCATTCTTGCCGGTCAGGACGTCCGGCAATATCTCTGA
- a CDS encoding TIGR03759 family integrating conjugative element protein, producing the protein MKLKHTFLAAMLLSPLTQAATTSGQTDVSQQASTQRTDSAQQNLQQQAGQWGLSADEYQRYQQLMKGPRGIQSPGLDPLSTLGIEAQTPAERRKFAEKWVKEEFARTQKELDFQREVNAAWQRLYPGALPVNMGNASGVAHDSGGRLALFVRSKDCATCDAKLSAVLADNRPVDIYLVDSQGSDDVLRSWARDHHIPVEKVRKRQVTLNHDGGRWMRFGNGLMPVLLQQAGDGKWAIAAF; encoded by the coding sequence ATGAAACTGAAACATACCTTTTTAGCCGCCATGCTGCTGAGTCCCCTAACTCAGGCTGCGACCACATCAGGACAGACGGATGTCAGTCAGCAGGCATCAACACAACGGACGGACTCCGCACAGCAAAACCTGCAACAGCAGGCCGGTCAGTGGGGCCTCAGTGCTGACGAGTACCAGCGTTATCAGCAGCTGATGAAGGGCCCCCGCGGTATCCAGTCGCCGGGCCTCGATCCGCTTTCCACCCTGGGTATTGAGGCGCAGACGCCGGCAGAGCGCCGTAAGTTTGCGGAAAAGTGGGTGAAGGAAGAATTTGCCCGCACCCAGAAAGAGCTTGATTTCCAGCGTGAGGTGAACGCGGCCTGGCAGCGTCTGTATCCGGGCGCACTGCCGGTCAATATGGGGAACGCCTCCGGCGTGGCGCACGACAGCGGCGGCCGGCTGGCACTGTTCGTCAGGTCAAAAGACTGCGCGACCTGCGACGCAAAACTGTCTGCCGTGCTGGCTGACAACCGGCCGGTGGACATCTATCTGGTTGACAGCCAGGGCAGTGATGATGTGCTGCGCAGCTGGGCGCGGGACCATCACATTCCCGTGGAAAAGGTCCGCAAACGCCAGGTCACGCTGAACCACGACGGCGGACGGTGGATGCGCTTTGGTAACGGCCTGATGCCGGTATTACTGCAGCAGGCGGGAGACGGTAAATGGGCAATCGCAGCATTCTGA
- a CDS encoding DUF29 domain-containing protein: protein MGARYDSDVVAWASEQAALLRAGKLSQIDIENIAEEIEDVGKSEKRELASRMAVLLAHLLKWKFQPSHRGKSWELTIKGQRDLIVRRLNKTPSLKNALSDPEWLADVWFDARANASKETGIGLDIFPEDSIWTKDTILSSEFYPD, encoded by the coding sequence ATGGGCGCACGTTACGATTCAGACGTAGTTGCCTGGGCCAGTGAACAGGCAGCTTTACTGCGTGCCGGAAAGCTCAGTCAGATTGATATTGAGAATATCGCCGAGGAGATTGAAGACGTGGGCAAAAGTGAAAAGCGTGAGCTGGCCAGCCGTATGGCTGTCTTACTGGCCCACCTACTTAAATGGAAGTTTCAGCCTAGCCATCGTGGTAAAAGCTGGGAGTTAACCATTAAAGGACAGCGTGATTTGATTGTGCGTCGTCTTAACAAGACGCCGAGCCTCAAAAATGCGCTTTCTGATCCTGAATGGCTTGCGGATGTCTGGTTTGACGCCCGCGCCAATGCTTCTAAAGAAACGGGTATTGGTCTCGATATCTTCCCTGAGGACAGCATCTGGACAAAAGATACAATTCTCAGCAGCGAATTCTACCCGGACTGA
- a CDS encoding STY4534 family ICE replication protein, producing the protein MSANNTSASAKSEYFNLTIKGIGYLSNIRQVNHQNGSFLSCVINALSGPTDNPAYVRFDISVAGKEATSLIARCQKAVDEDKKVLLGFNLSNPSTDIFTLNKGEHAGEQRVSLKARLIKVDWIKIGQDMVYKTEKSDSVPPQNGSAAQQSYAENSF; encoded by the coding sequence ATGTCTGCAAACAATACTTCTGCATCTGCAAAATCTGAGTACTTCAACCTGACTATCAAAGGCATCGGGTATCTCAGCAACATCCGCCAGGTTAACCATCAGAATGGCTCGTTCCTCAGCTGCGTCATCAATGCACTGAGTGGTCCGACTGATAATCCGGCCTACGTCCGTTTTGACATTTCTGTCGCAGGTAAAGAGGCTACAAGCCTTATTGCCCGCTGCCAGAAGGCCGTCGATGAAGACAAAAAAGTCCTGCTGGGCTTTAACCTGAGTAATCCGTCCACGGACATATTTACGCTGAACAAGGGCGAGCATGCCGGCGAACAGCGTGTCAGTCTGAAAGCCCGCCTGATAAAGGTGGACTGGATCAAAATAGGCCAGGACATGGTCTACAAGACTGAAAAATCTGACTCCGTGCCGCCGCAGAATGGCTCTGCCGCACAACAAAGCTACGCAGAAAACTCATTCTGA
- the traD gene encoding type IV conjugative transfer system coupling protein TraD has product MSNRYVIEALLRPAVELNTAVVSGMAAYVCVQAPWAVALAPSVSYVTAAGFAALAVTRTHQGMKIIRYRRNLRRLPRYVMSTKQIPVSHRRLFLGRGFRWTQKHTQRLQDTLRPEVARYLQPNRFYQGARHLEMLTEHRLPWLGKLLSADTPLNPVRPLPPVGGNPALHGIEPDEKDVTLALGERVGHTVVYGTTRVGKTRLAELLVTQDIRRGEVTIVFDPKGDADLMKRVWAEAHRAGRGDELYIFHLGWPEMSARYNAVGRFGRVSEVASRVAGQLSGDGNNAAFREFAWRFVNIIARALVALGERPDYTLIMRYVNNIADLYIRYAEKIIHEQLPSLQTQIENNQQVLGEDDVPRNMQGQPDALRIWAIEIALSSEEGKKLYDPILDGLRSAVRYDRTYFDKIVASLLPLLEKLTTGKTAELLAPDYLDMDDSRPIFDWEQIIRKKAVVYVGLDALSDSMVASAVGNSMFADLVSVAGHIYKHGINAGLPGGKEGKSLINLHCDEFNELMGDEFIPLINKGGGAGMQVTAYTQTSSDIEARIGNAAKTAQVQGNFNNLIMLRVRENRTAELLTTQLPQVEIYTKTLVSGHQDTADVNADQDFTSSTQDRVGTVKVPLLEPADIVTLPKGQAFALLEGGQLWKIRMPLPAGDADDVLMPESIEKIAEEMRRSYHSGESWWRDGPALNVPVTGGENG; this is encoded by the coding sequence ATGAGTAACCGTTACGTGATTGAAGCCCTGTTGCGTCCGGCCGTTGAGCTGAATACCGCCGTGGTATCGGGCATGGCAGCGTATGTCTGTGTCCAGGCCCCGTGGGCTGTTGCCCTGGCCCCGTCAGTCAGCTATGTCACTGCTGCCGGGTTTGCGGCGCTGGCCGTCACCCGCACCCATCAGGGGATGAAGATTATTCGCTACCGCCGGAATCTCCGCCGCCTGCCGCGCTATGTCATGAGTACTAAACAGATCCCCGTCAGCCATCGTCGCCTGTTTCTCGGGCGGGGGTTTCGCTGGACCCAGAAACACACCCAGCGCCTGCAGGATACGCTGCGCCCGGAAGTGGCCCGCTATCTGCAGCCGAACCGCTTTTACCAGGGCGCGCGTCATCTTGAAATGCTGACAGAGCATCGTCTGCCCTGGCTGGGCAAGCTGCTGAGTGCCGATACGCCGCTGAACCCGGTGCGGCCATTACCGCCGGTGGGCGGGAATCCGGCGCTGCACGGCATCGAGCCCGACGAAAAAGATGTCACCCTGGCCCTGGGGGAGCGCGTTGGCCATACGGTGGTATACGGCACCACGCGCGTCGGCAAGACCCGGCTGGCAGAGCTGCTGGTCACCCAGGATATCCGGCGGGGTGAAGTCACCATCGTGTTTGATCCGAAAGGGGACGCAGACCTGATGAAACGCGTCTGGGCAGAGGCCCACCGGGCCGGGCGCGGGGACGAGCTGTATATTTTTCATCTTGGCTGGCCTGAAATGTCAGCCCGTTATAATGCCGTCGGGCGTTTTGGCCGCGTGTCAGAGGTGGCGTCCCGCGTGGCCGGTCAGCTTTCAGGGGACGGCAATAATGCCGCCTTTCGTGAATTTGCCTGGCGGTTCGTCAATATTATTGCCCGTGCACTGGTCGCCCTGGGAGAGCGCCCTGATTACACGCTGATTATGCGCTACGTGAACAACATCGCCGATCTCTATATCCGCTACGCCGAGAAAATCATTCATGAGCAACTACCCTCTCTGCAGACGCAGATTGAGAATAATCAGCAGGTGCTGGGAGAGGACGACGTGCCCCGTAACATGCAGGGGCAGCCGGATGCCTTACGCATCTGGGCCATTGAAATTGCCCTGAGTTCTGAAGAGGGTAAAAAACTCTACGATCCCATTCTTGACGGGCTGCGCTCAGCGGTACGTTATGACCGTACTTACTTTGACAAAATTGTGGCATCCCTGCTGCCGCTGCTGGAAAAACTGACCACCGGCAAGACCGCTGAACTTCTGGCCCCTGACTATCTCGATATGGATGACTCACGGCCCATATTTGACTGGGAGCAAATCATCCGTAAAAAAGCCGTGGTCTATGTGGGGCTCGATGCGCTCAGCGACAGTATGGTGGCAAGTGCCGTGGGCAATTCCATGTTCGCCGATCTGGTGAGCGTGGCCGGGCACATTTATAAACACGGCATCAATGCGGGCCTGCCGGGCGGTAAAGAAGGGAAGTCCCTGATTAACCTGCACTGCGATGAGTTTAACGAGCTGATGGGGGATGAGTTTATCCCTCTCATCAATAAAGGGGGCGGTGCCGGTATGCAGGTGACGGCCTATACCCAGACCTCTTCTGATATTGAGGCACGCATCGGGAATGCGGCCAAGACGGCCCAGGTACAGGGTAACTTTAACAACCTGATTATGCTGCGCGTCAGGGAGAACCGCACCGCTGAGCTACTGACCACGCAGCTGCCGCAGGTGGAGATTTACACCAAAACGCTGGTCTCCGGGCATCAGGACACGGCGGATGTCAACGCAGACCAGGACTTCACCTCCAGCACCCAGGACCGCGTCGGCACGGTAAAAGTCCCACTGCTGGAGCCGGCCGATATCGTGACGCTGCCAAAAGGGCAGGCGTTTGCCCTGCTGGAGGGCGGTCAACTGTGGAAAATACGTATGCCGCTGCCTGCCGGGGATGCTGATGATGTGCTGATGCCGGAAAGTATCGAGAAAATCGCGGAGGAGATGCGGCGCAGCTATCACAGCGGCGAATCCTGGTGGCGGGACGGTCCGGCCCTGAACGTGCCGGTCACAGGAGGGGAGAATGGCTGA
- a CDS encoding transglycosylase SLT domain-containing protein: protein MGNRSILTGALALGVLMAAVSDGHADQTVPEGYVRVAMAHGVPPEALYSVSLSESSRKLPRGVRPWPWTINVAGKGYRYETRLQAWQALQVFMKRHPLKRIDVGIAQVNLGWNGHHFASTWDAFDPYTNLNAAATILRECWARKPGSWLDAAGCYHHPAGGQPAARYRAIVRGHLAKISPAPRISAPAAEAPRTVAALTPDPGFVWTEPGR from the coding sequence ATGGGCAATCGCAGCATTCTGACCGGTGCGCTGGCGCTGGGCGTACTGATGGCGGCCGTCTCTGACGGTCATGCTGACCAGACGGTGCCGGAGGGTTACGTCCGCGTGGCCATGGCTCACGGGGTTCCCCCGGAAGCGCTTTACTCGGTATCACTGAGCGAGTCATCGCGCAAACTTCCCCGCGGAGTACGGCCATGGCCCTGGACCATCAATGTGGCAGGCAAAGGGTATCGCTATGAGACGCGCCTGCAGGCCTGGCAGGCGCTGCAGGTCTTTATGAAGCGTCACCCGCTTAAGCGCATCGATGTCGGTATTGCCCAGGTCAATCTGGGCTGGAACGGTCATCATTTTGCCTCGACGTGGGATGCGTTTGACCCTTACACCAACCTGAACGCCGCCGCCACCATTCTGCGTGAGTGCTGGGCGCGTAAGCCAGGCAGCTGGCTGGATGCGGCCGGCTGCTACCACCATCCCGCAGGTGGTCAGCCTGCTGCACGTTACCGCGCCATTGTGAGAGGGCATCTGGCAAAAATCAGCCCTGCACCCCGCATTTCTGCGCCGGCAGCTGAAGCGCCCCGTACGGTTGCTGCGCTCACCCCCGATCCAGGCTTCGTCTGGACTGAACCCGGGAGATAA
- a CDS encoding TIGR03747 family integrating conjugative element membrane protein, giving the protein MAEVKRPPQQQTLPERKHGILYNLLWGWPWALVGVVLSSLLLSLLIEYIGIAFFWPEAGAAHSEAVMNTELGWLSTEFTRSLLLSEPSVTVVRWVTVAYQWAFVDSGFLDWVRQQYAHQMHSDNAITREINSWSGWLAGYLREYLLATIWISIITLVRVTILGLSVPLFVLVVVVALVEGLGRRDLRRYGAGYESSFVYHHAKKLVKPAAVVPAMLYLSWPTAVYPNLLLLPAAVLLGIAVTVTTASFKKYL; this is encoded by the coding sequence ATGGCTGAGGTAAAACGTCCTCCACAGCAGCAAACGCTGCCGGAGCGCAAGCACGGCATTCTGTATAACCTGCTCTGGGGCTGGCCGTGGGCCCTGGTGGGCGTGGTGCTGTCCTCGCTGCTGCTGAGCCTGCTGATTGAATATATCGGCATCGCGTTTTTCTGGCCGGAAGCCGGGGCGGCGCACAGTGAAGCGGTCATGAACACCGAGCTGGGATGGCTGTCCACAGAGTTCACCCGCAGCCTGTTGCTGTCTGAGCCTTCCGTGACCGTCGTCCGGTGGGTGACTGTTGCATATCAGTGGGCCTTTGTGGACAGTGGCTTCCTGGACTGGGTCCGTCAGCAGTATGCGCACCAGATGCACAGTGATAATGCCATCACCCGGGAAATCAACAGCTGGAGCGGCTGGCTTGCCGGCTACCTGCGTGAATATCTGCTGGCCACAATATGGATAAGCATTATCACCCTGGTACGTGTCACCATCCTGGGGCTGTCCGTGCCACTGTTTGTGCTGGTCGTGGTGGTGGCGCTGGTTGAGGGGCTGGGGCGGCGTGATCTGCGGCGTTATGGGGCGGGGTATGAAAGTTCCTTTGTCTATCATCATGCCAAGAAGCTGGTCAAGCCGGCCGCTGTGGTGCCCGCCATGCTGTACCTTTCCTGGCCCACGGCAGTCTACCCGAACCTGCTGCTGTTGCCGGCGGCTGTCCTGCTGGGGATTGCCGTGACCGTGACCACGGCTTCGTTCAAGAAGTATCTTTAA
- a CDS encoding integrating conjugative element protein, which yields MKTLSLLLFTLLPLTGHAELNVIADLGGEDAAPYYEAVNKQPGMSTENDTEPSPPSPVLQGEAAMLPVFTPELRPGSVPDRPLQLPGIGALFLIGDDALSRDWLKANAGALAEQHAAGMIVNVTDMAAVRELRELAPGVSLAPASGSELARRLQIAHYPVLITDTGLTQQVRP from the coding sequence ATGAAAACGCTGTCCTTACTGCTGTTTACCCTCCTTCCCCTGACCGGCCATGCTGAACTGAACGTGATTGCTGATCTGGGCGGTGAAGATGCCGCCCCGTATTATGAGGCCGTCAATAAACAGCCCGGCATGAGCACGGAAAACGACACCGAACCTTCACCCCCGTCACCCGTGCTGCAGGGCGAGGCCGCCATGCTCCCGGTATTCACGCCGGAGTTGCGCCCGGGCAGCGTTCCCGACCGGCCGCTGCAGCTGCCCGGCATCGGGGCGTTGTTTCTGATCGGGGATGATGCCCTGTCCCGTGACTGGCTGAAGGCCAATGCCGGCGCACTGGCTGAACAGCATGCGGCCGGGATGATCGTCAACGTTACGGACATGGCTGCCGTGCGCGAGCTGCGCGAGCTGGCACCCGGTGTCAGCCTGGCCCCGGCTTCCGGCAGCGAGCTGGCCCGTCGCCTGCAGATCGCGCATTATCCGGTACTCATCACTGATACCGGCCTGACGCAGCAGGTCAGGCCGTAA
- a CDS encoding single-stranded DNA-binding protein, whose amino-acid sequence MSSRGVNKVILVGNLGQDPEVRYIPNGSAVATLSLATSESWRDKQSGEQKEMTEWHRVVIFGKLAEIAGEYLRKGSQVYIEGQLRTRKWTDQSGQEKYTTEVVVNIGGTMQMLGGRQSGSGQNTSSRNDWGQPQQPSGPTHSGQASGSSAGAPPMDFDDDIPFIGFGYGVPKSAIHAL is encoded by the coding sequence ATGTCCTCACGCGGCGTTAACAAGGTGATTCTTGTCGGTAATCTCGGCCAGGATCCTGAAGTGCGTTATATCCCCAACGGCAGTGCAGTTGCCACCCTTTCTCTGGCCACGTCTGAGAGCTGGCGCGACAAGCAGTCCGGTGAACAGAAAGAAATGACCGAATGGCACCGGGTGGTTATTTTCGGCAAGCTGGCAGAAATTGCGGGTGAATATCTGCGCAAAGGCTCCCAGGTTTACATCGAGGGCCAGCTGCGCACACGCAAATGGACCGATCAGTCCGGCCAGGAGAAATACACCACAGAGGTGGTGGTTAACATTGGTGGCACGATGCAGATGCTTGGCGGCCGCCAGTCCGGCAGCGGTCAGAATACGTCTTCCAGGAACGACTGGGGTCAGCCACAGCAACCTTCAGGCCCGACTCACAGCGGTCAGGCTTCAGGCAGCAGTGCCGGTGCACCACCGATGGACTTTGACGATGATATACCGTTCATTGGCTTCGGGTATGGTGTACCAAAATCGGCAATCCATGCACTCTGA
- a CDS encoding PilL N-terminal domain-containing protein codes for MKRNTSHNIFSPGRLVAALPLLLLTGCVSQPQKLQQRAPADPTPGTTVTRNVQPVSPDEYARTPEVVRYDRYLLVSTDPQAAQRDPLSQIIDIRIPSSLHPTVADALRYALRQSGYSLCATGSANGVLYRQALPAVQYQLGPMRLRTALQVLAGPAWQLEVDDVQRVVCHSLRDGYQLPVSQLPPPVSTWSTPAPSAMSQPAISAPQSVPVQPVSGGFLRK; via the coding sequence ATGAAACGTAATACCTCTCACAACATATTTTCACCAGGCAGGCTTGTTGCGGCTCTTCCTCTGCTGCTCCTTACGGGCTGTGTTTCCCAGCCGCAAAAGCTGCAACAGCGTGCGCCTGCCGACCCGACACCCGGCACCACCGTCACCCGTAACGTTCAGCCGGTCTCGCCGGACGAGTACGCGCGGACGCCTGAAGTGGTGCGTTACGATCGTTATCTGCTGGTCAGTACCGATCCGCAGGCGGCCCAGCGCGACCCTCTTTCCCAGATCATTGATATCCGCATTCCGTCATCCCTGCATCCTACTGTGGCGGATGCGCTGCGTTACGCCCTGCGCCAGTCCGGTTATTCCCTGTGTGCGACGGGCTCTGCCAACGGTGTGCTTTACCGCCAGGCATTGCCGGCGGTCCAGTACCAGCTGGGCCCGATGCGCCTGCGTACTGCCCTGCAGGTCCTGGCCGGTCCGGCCTGGCAGCTTGAGGTGGACGATGTACAGCGGGTGGTCTGCCACAGCCTGCGCGACGGCTACCAGTTGCCGGTCTCCCAGCTTCCGCCGCCGGTCAGTACCTGGTCCACGCCTGCGCCGTCAGCCATGTCACAACCGGCCATCAGCGCCCCGCAGTCCGTCCCTGTTCAACCTGTCAGCGGAGGGTTTCTGAGAAAATGA